Proteins co-encoded in one Christiangramia fulva genomic window:
- a CDS encoding PQQ-dependent sugar dehydrogenase translates to MKNVYLFKDSFLSRSPFMVFFLLLMMGGMLSCTKDVESEINNLDAKAAVNKNTTAELELVAEDLVSPVGVVPVPDGSGRLFIIDQIGKIWIVDKEGNKLDEPFLDVSDEMIDLWPGYDERGLLGLAFHPDYASNGRFFVYYVAPPEDPDYNNLSRIAEFHVSSDTNKADKSTEKAILEIDQPQFNHEGGTIAFGPDGYLYISIGDGGNKNDIGFGHVSDWYATNEGGNGQDIEQNLLGNILRIDVDSGDPYGIPADNPFAGDIPGMDEIYAYGFRNPFRFSFDMSGSHQLYVGDAGQVMWEEISLVEKGGNYGWNVKEATHCFDASNNTNILSSCPDVDQYGNELIDPVIEMMNYANPLPGEGKTVAIIGGYVYRGNELPGFQGKYIFGSLAKEFEEGEGPNGNIFISNPAGPGLWSFQELNVKIESEEGEGSGEESEEEEEGIGYYVKGFGQDWKGEIYVAASKEVGPQGNTGKIFKLVRAEKEKSSR, encoded by the coding sequence ATGAAAAACGTGTATTTATTTAAAGATTCATTTTTGAGTAGAAGTCCATTCATGGTATTTTTTCTCCTTTTAATGATGGGAGGAATGCTAAGCTGTACGAAAGATGTGGAGTCAGAAATCAACAATTTAGACGCGAAAGCCGCAGTAAATAAGAATACTACGGCCGAATTGGAATTAGTAGCAGAAGACCTTGTTTCTCCTGTTGGAGTTGTGCCTGTTCCCGATGGTTCAGGAAGGCTTTTCATCATTGACCAAATAGGTAAAATCTGGATCGTTGATAAGGAAGGAAACAAACTCGATGAACCATTTTTAGACGTAAGTGATGAGATGATCGATTTATGGCCGGGATATGATGAAAGAGGTCTCTTAGGACTGGCTTTCCATCCCGATTATGCTTCTAACGGTCGCTTTTTTGTGTATTATGTAGCCCCGCCTGAAGATCCTGACTATAATAATTTAAGCAGGATTGCCGAATTTCATGTATCATCTGATACTAATAAAGCCGACAAGAGTACAGAAAAAGCCATTCTGGAAATAGATCAGCCGCAATTCAACCATGAAGGTGGAACGATTGCCTTTGGCCCTGATGGCTACCTTTATATTTCTATTGGAGACGGTGGAAATAAAAATGATATAGGATTTGGTCATGTTTCCGATTGGTATGCTACCAATGAAGGTGGTAACGGTCAGGATATTGAACAGAATTTATTAGGAAACATCTTAAGAATTGATGTGGATTCCGGTGATCCTTATGGAATTCCAGCCGATAATCCGTTTGCCGGAGATATACCGGGTATGGATGAAATTTATGCCTATGGCTTTAGAAATCCTTTCCGTTTCTCATTTGATATGAGCGGGTCTCATCAGCTTTACGTTGGAGACGCCGGACAGGTAATGTGGGAAGAAATTAGCCTTGTAGAGAAGGGTGGCAATTACGGATGGAATGTAAAGGAAGCCACTCATTGCTTCGACGCCTCTAATAATACGAATATTTTGAGTTCCTGTCCCGATGTTGATCAATATGGGAACGAACTTATTGATCCTGTAATAGAAATGATGAATTATGCGAATCCTCTCCCTGGGGAAGGAAAAACAGTAGCCATCATTGGAGGTTATGTCTACCGCGGAAATGAATTGCCCGGCTTCCAGGGAAAATATATTTTCGGATCTCTCGCCAAAGAATTTGAAGAAGGTGAAGGGCCTAATGGAAATATTTTTATATCCAATCCCGCAGGACCAGGTTTGTGGTCATTTCAGGAGTTAAATGTCAAAATCGAATCGGAGGAAGGCGAAGGATCCGGAGAAGAATCTGAAGAGGAAGAAGAAGGAATAGGCTATTATGTTAAAGGTTTCGGCCAGGATTGGAAGGGCGAAATTTATGTAGCTGCATCAAAAGAAGTTGGCCCTCAGGGAAATACAGGAAAAATATTTAAATTAGTAAGAGCAGAGAAAGAAAAATCTTCTCGTTAG
- a CDS encoding TonB-dependent receptor domain-containing protein, whose protein sequence is MKLKVFSILFFITAIASAQYSLSGTITSAETGKPVPNAEVWNKTTGEVTVADANGNYKTRSFKAGTYTFAVFSYEYEIEEREIELRSNKTVNFQLSPLAESLSEVVLTNRREQIFALRKLRKVEGTAIYAGKKSEVVMLDKVTGNLAANNARQIYNQVAGLNIYDNGDAGLQLNIGGRGLDPNRTQNFNTRQNGYDISADVLGYPESYYTPPPEALREIQVIRGAASLQYGTQFGGLINFVFKEPSEKPIEFLTRQSVGSYNMFTSFNSLSGTVGKFSYYTYYNYKGGNGFRPNSEYDSHNAFAHLGWQFDEKTSLSFEYTFLDYLAQQPGGLTDAQFYLDPDFSNRERNWFDVNWNLYALKFKHEFSSKTDFSLNVFGLDATRSAIGFRENRVSQADDPTAPRELLVDHFKNWGAEARLLTRYDLFGEESVLLVGSKYYDAHNKQRQGPGSASAGPDFDFASDEFPYYSRQSQFEFPNKNLAFFGENIFNITNNFSLTPGVRVEYINTQAEGSYKFILEDLAGNILLDREITDNRNFERSFVLFGLGSSYNLNASNELYANFSQNYRSVTFNDIRVINPVYQVDPNIQDEEGFTADLGIRGRLKDKVSYDVNVFALKYNDRIGEVLKPEVRENAEGEMEETGRIVRFRGNIGDAFIYGLESFADWNLKNTFFESAEDYRLNVFVNAALTSSEYTRSEEINVEGNQVEFIPNVNLKTGVNFGYKNFLAGLQYTYLSKQYTDATNAPQDVNDNQRGIEGAIPAYGIMDLSASYSFGKFKLEAGINNLLNNYYFTRRATGYPGPGIIPAQPLTWYTTIQFRL, encoded by the coding sequence ATGAAATTAAAGGTATTTAGTATTTTATTTTTTATCACGGCAATTGCAAGCGCCCAATATTCACTTAGCGGCACCATCACTTCGGCCGAAACCGGAAAACCGGTTCCCAATGCCGAGGTCTGGAATAAGACAACCGGAGAGGTGACGGTAGCCGACGCGAATGGAAACTATAAAACCAGATCTTTCAAAGCCGGCACTTATACTTTTGCGGTCTTCAGCTATGAATACGAGATCGAAGAAAGGGAGATCGAACTTCGGTCTAACAAAACTGTTAATTTTCAACTATCTCCACTAGCCGAAAGTCTTTCCGAAGTCGTTTTGACCAATCGGCGTGAGCAGATCTTCGCTCTTCGAAAATTGAGAAAGGTAGAGGGCACCGCGATCTATGCCGGGAAGAAAAGTGAAGTGGTAATGCTTGATAAGGTCACGGGGAATCTCGCGGCCAACAATGCCCGACAAATTTACAACCAGGTGGCGGGCTTAAATATTTATGATAATGGCGATGCTGGCCTGCAGTTGAATATCGGCGGTCGTGGCCTGGATCCTAATCGTACCCAGAATTTCAATACGCGGCAGAATGGTTATGATATTTCGGCAGATGTGCTGGGTTATCCTGAAAGTTATTATACACCACCGCCGGAAGCTCTTCGGGAAATCCAGGTGATTCGCGGAGCAGCTTCCTTACAGTACGGTACTCAGTTCGGCGGACTCATAAATTTCGTTTTTAAAGAACCTTCCGAGAAACCCATAGAGTTTTTAACCCGTCAGTCGGTTGGATCCTACAATATGTTCACCAGCTTCAACAGTTTGAGCGGCACCGTGGGTAAATTCAGCTATTATACTTACTATAATTATAAAGGCGGAAATGGCTTCAGGCCAAATTCTGAATATGATTCCCATAACGCCTTTGCTCATTTGGGATGGCAGTTTGACGAAAAGACCAGTCTGAGTTTTGAGTATACTTTTTTGGATTACCTTGCTCAGCAACCGGGCGGATTGACCGATGCGCAGTTCTACCTGGATCCTGATTTCAGCAACCGCGAACGCAACTGGTTCGACGTGAACTGGAATTTGTATGCCCTTAAATTCAAACACGAATTTTCTTCAAAAACCGATTTTAGTCTCAATGTTTTCGGACTCGATGCGACTAGAAGCGCCATTGGTTTTCGGGAAAATCGGGTTTCCCAGGCCGACGATCCAACGGCTCCAAGAGAGTTGCTCGTCGACCATTTTAAAAACTGGGGCGCCGAAGCGAGGCTTCTTACCCGCTACGACCTTTTTGGGGAAGAATCGGTGTTACTGGTTGGAAGCAAATATTATGATGCTCACAACAAACAGCGGCAGGGTCCGGGAAGTGCTTCTGCCGGTCCCGATTTTGATTTTGCCAGTGACGAATTTCCTTATTATTCAAGGCAGTCGCAATTTGAATTTCCTAATAAGAACCTGGCGTTCTTCGGTGAAAATATCTTCAATATCACCAATAATTTTTCTTTGACGCCGGGTGTTCGGGTTGAGTACATCAATACGCAGGCTGAAGGTTCCTATAAATTCATTCTTGAAGATCTCGCGGGAAATATTCTGCTGGATCGTGAAATTACCGATAACAGGAATTTTGAAAGAAGTTTTGTGTTGTTTGGGCTGGGGAGCAGTTATAATTTGAATGCTTCCAATGAGCTTTACGCTAATTTTTCACAGAATTATCGCTCGGTCACCTTTAATGATATCAGGGTGATCAACCCGGTTTACCAGGTCGATCCTAATATCCAGGATGAGGAAGGCTTTACTGCCGATCTCGGTATTCGCGGAAGGCTAAAGGATAAGGTTTCCTATGACGTGAATGTTTTCGCACTGAAATATAACGACCGTATTGGTGAGGTTTTAAAACCTGAAGTACGAGAAAATGCGGAAGGCGAAATGGAAGAAACCGGAAGGATCGTCCGCTTTCGCGGAAATATTGGAGATGCGTTTATTTATGGCCTGGAAAGTTTTGCCGACTGGAACCTGAAAAATACCTTTTTTGAATCGGCTGAAGATTACAGGCTGAATGTTTTTGTGAATGCGGCTCTGACCAGTTCAGAATATACCCGTTCTGAAGAAATAAATGTGGAAGGCAATCAGGTGGAATTCATTCCTAATGTGAATTTAAAGACCGGAGTTAATTTCGGTTATAAGAATTTCCTCGCCGGACTCCAATACACCTATCTTTCAAAACAATATACCGATGCGACCAACGCGCCACAAGACGTGAATGACAATCAGCGTGGGATCGAAGGCGCTATCCCGGCATACGGAATTATGGATCTTTCGGCTTCTTACAGCTTTGGAAAATTCAAACTGGAAGCGGGGATCAATAACCTGCTGAATAATTATTATTTCACCAGAAGGGCCACTGGATATCCGGGGCCTGGAATCATTCCGGCGCAGCCTTTAACCTGGTATACCACCATTCAGTTTAGGTTATGA
- a CDS encoding HTTM domain-containing protein → MSAKLNKYLKSYTEAAPLAVFRICFGVMMFISVVRFWLNGWIEKLYITPKFFFSYYGFEWVKPLGNYTYLIFAICGIAALLVAVGYKYRISILVFFLSFTYIELMDKTTYLNHYYFISILSFLMIFLPASAYFSLDAWKNRKNAFQKIPAWSIDAIKLLMATVYFYAGIAKVNSDWLLRAMPLKIWLPAQYDLPFLGNLMQQEWLHYAFSWSGMLYDLLIPFFLLWRRTRFVAFLVVIIFHVLTRILFPIGMFPYIMIVSALIFFSPGFHHRILNFISRLFHINKSVFDNGKKLVYNGIKRKAILAILAVFFIVQILFPWRYLLYPGELFWTEEGFRFSWRVMLMEKVGYAQFIVEDKDSGKRFYIDNGQYLTPFQEKQMSTQPDFILQYAHFLAEEFREKGHENIEVHVENFVALNGRRSRKYIDPEADLLEYEDSFRHKTFILPFNDEIKGI, encoded by the coding sequence ATGTCGGCAAAACTGAATAAATATCTTAAATCTTACACCGAAGCGGCTCCCCTGGCAGTGTTCAGGATCTGCTTCGGTGTAATGATGTTTATTAGCGTGGTGCGGTTTTGGCTGAACGGCTGGATTGAAAAACTATACATCACCCCGAAATTCTTCTTTTCCTATTACGGGTTCGAATGGGTTAAACCTCTTGGAAACTATACCTATCTCATTTTTGCCATTTGCGGCATTGCTGCTCTTTTAGTGGCTGTAGGCTATAAATACCGAATTTCGATTCTCGTCTTTTTCCTGAGTTTTACCTATATCGAACTCATGGATAAGACCACGTATCTCAACCATTATTACTTTATAAGCATTCTTAGCTTCCTGATGATTTTCCTGCCTGCTTCCGCTTATTTTTCACTGGATGCCTGGAAAAATAGGAAAAATGCCTTTCAGAAAATACCTGCCTGGAGCATAGACGCCATCAAACTGCTTATGGCCACGGTTTATTTTTACGCCGGGATCGCGAAAGTGAACAGCGACTGGTTGCTAAGGGCAATGCCTTTGAAGATCTGGCTGCCTGCTCAATACGATCTGCCATTTCTGGGCAATTTGATGCAGCAGGAATGGCTGCATTATGCCTTTAGCTGGAGCGGGATGCTATATGACCTGCTTATTCCTTTTTTTCTCTTATGGCGACGCACGAGATTTGTAGCATTTCTCGTCGTGATCATTTTTCACGTACTCACCCGGATTCTTTTCCCCATCGGGATGTTTCCATATATCATGATCGTGAGCGCGCTTATATTTTTTAGTCCCGGCTTCCATCACCGGATCCTGAATTTTATTTCACGTTTATTCCATATTAATAAATCGGTTTTCGATAACGGAAAAAAGCTTGTGTATAATGGAATTAAAAGGAAAGCAATATTGGCAATTCTGGCGGTATTTTTTATCGTTCAGATCCTTTTTCCATGGAGGTATTTGCTGTATCCGGGTGAACTTTTCTGGACAGAAGAAGGCTTTCGGTTTTCGTGGAGGGTCATGCTGATGGAAAAAGTAGGATACGCGCAGTTTATCGTGGAGGATAAGGATTCCGGAAAACGCTTTTACATTGATAATGGTCAGTATCTAACGCCTTTTCAGGAGAAACAAATGTCCACACAACCCGATTTTATCCTGCAATACGCACATTTCCTGGCCGAAGAATTCCGCGAAAAAGGACATGAGAATATTGAAGTTCACGTGGAAAATTTTGTAGCCCTCAACGGCAGGCGAAGCCGTAAGTATATAGATCCTGAAGCCGATCTTCTCGAATATGAAGATTCCTTCAGGCATAAAACATTCATATTACCATTCAATGATGAAATTAAAGGTATTTAG
- a CDS encoding GDCCVxC domain-containing (seleno)protein has product MEVDLKSVITCPYCNFQKEEIMPSESCQFFYECDNCKKVLRPKEGDCCVFCSYGANVCPSVQSKSR; this is encoded by the coding sequence ATGGAAGTAGATTTAAAATCTGTAATAACCTGTCCTTACTGTAATTTCCAAAAAGAGGAAATTATGCCTTCTGAGAGTTGCCAGTTTTTCTATGAATGCGACAATTGTAAAAAAGTTTTAAGACCAAAAGAAGGAGATTGTTGTGTTTTTTGTTCTTATGGCGCAAATGTATGTCCTTCCGTGCAAAGTAAATCCCGATAA